A single region of the Lineus longissimus chromosome 14, tnLinLong1.2, whole genome shotgun sequence genome encodes:
- the LOC135498612 gene encoding serine/threonine-protein kinase Nek8-like isoform X3, producing MQQRDNLLLTRMLAQYLSHRDAPLDEKEILEIFQQMVAAIRHIHEHNILHRDMKTANIFLTKEGVVKVGDFGISKIMSTTDKGANTVLGTPYYISPEMCEGKEYNDKSDIWALGCILYEMACLQKTFEGSNLPALVNKIMKGQFAPVKGNYSEDFKNLIKDMLEHEPEYRPSANELMYRRLPERQAASERPRPQSRPRIRLQLHRSRRSRSDTRIEAPLQDNGRSGPELPVDDFLPDLGGDVDAPDSELSGMSTPG from the exons gatgctagctcaatacctctctcatagggACGCTCCACTGGACGAGAAGGAAATACTAGAAATCTTCCAACAGATGGTGGCAGCCATTCGTCACATTCACGAACATAACATACTACACAG GGATATGAAAACGGCCAACATCTTCCTGACAAAAGAGGGCGTTGTTAAAGTCGGCGACTTTGGAATCTCAAAGATAATGTCAACAACTGATAAAGGAGCGAATACAGTGCTTGGAACGCCTTATTATATCAGCCCTGAAATG TGCGAAGGCAAGGAGTACAATGATAAGTCAGACATCTGGGCACTCGGCTGCATTCTGTATGAAATGGCTTGTTTACAGAAGACGTTCGAGGGATCAAATCTGCCCGCCTTGGTCAATAAAATTATGAAG GGCCAGTTCGCCCCAGTGAAAGGAAACTATTCAGAAGATTTCAAAAACCTGATAAAGGACATGTTAGAACATGAGCCTGAATACCGACCGTCTGCCAATGAGCTCATGTATCGACGGTTACCAGAG AGGCAGGCTGCATCTGAAAGACCTCGTCCCCAATCACGTCCTCGCATCCGACTTCAACTTcatcgaagtcgaagatcaagaAGTGATACCAGAATTGAAGCACCATTACAA GACAATGGGCGTAGTGGGCCTGAATTACCGGTAGACGATTTCCTTCCTGATCTTGGTGGAGATGTTGATGCACCTGATTCTGAGCTAAGTGGGATGAGCACACCTGGTTAG
- the LOC135498612 gene encoding serine/threonine-protein kinase Nek8-like isoform X2, translated as MQQRDNLLLTRMLAQYLSHRDAPLDEKEILEIFQQMVAAIRHIHEHNILHRDMKTANIFLTKEGVVKVGDFGISKIMSTTDKGANTVLGTPYYISPEMCEGKEYNDKSDIWALGCILYEMACLQKTFEGSNLPALVNKIMKGQFAPVKGNYSEDFKNLIKDMLEHEPEYRPSANELMYRRLPEKMSTAPQQRKIYKFTMVKDVALLKEIVAINPFSEPSKWKEVLQNFNFYFTGEGQEKKDATERGIVDRFAVLLTKFKKDELTSVRAKLSRRRKQVKT; from the exons gatgctagctcaatacctctctcatagggACGCTCCACTGGACGAGAAGGAAATACTAGAAATCTTCCAACAGATGGTGGCAGCCATTCGTCACATTCACGAACATAACATACTACACAG GGATATGAAAACGGCCAACATCTTCCTGACAAAAGAGGGCGTTGTTAAAGTCGGCGACTTTGGAATCTCAAAGATAATGTCAACAACTGATAAAGGAGCGAATACAGTGCTTGGAACGCCTTATTATATCAGCCCTGAAATG TGCGAAGGCAAGGAGTACAATGATAAGTCAGACATCTGGGCACTCGGCTGCATTCTGTATGAAATGGCTTGTTTACAGAAGACGTTCGAGGGATCAAATCTGCCCGCCTTGGTCAATAAAATTATGAAG GGCCAGTTCGCCCCAGTGAAAGGAAACTATTCAGAAGATTTCAAAAACCTGATAAAGGACATGTTAGAACATGAGCCTGAATACCGACCGTCTGCCAATGAGCTCATGTATCGACGGTTACCAGAG AAAATGTCTACGGCTCCTCAACAAAGGAAGATTTATAAGTTCACTATGGTGAAGGATGTAGCGCTTCTAAAAGAGATTGTAGCCATCAACCCTTTCTCTGAACCGTCAAAGTGGAAAGAAGTGCTTCAgaactttaatttttatttcaccGGGGAGggacaagaaaaaaaggatgcaactgaAAGAGGCATTGTCGATCGATTTGCTGTTCTCCTCACAAAATTCAAGAAGGATGAACTTACATCTGTCAGAGC GAAACTGTCCAGGAGGAGGAAGCAGGTGAAAACCTGA